A stretch of Vigna angularis cultivar LongXiaoDou No.4 chromosome 4, ASM1680809v1, whole genome shotgun sequence DNA encodes these proteins:
- the LOC108331395 gene encoding uncharacterized protein LOC108331395, producing the protein MAGSGSSMLYSFLLFTVILSLQEMYRGKLASSELFTILGGFISSLLFLVLLTFIGNLQETIGARTGWGAVIVAEAVALIAASTVHRVCITTCFLFSAGLLYEVNKVSGSAVSTSDIRTKKQSGRA; encoded by the exons ATGGCGGGATCTGGGAGTTCCATGCTgtattcctttcttcttttcacagTCATTCTCTCACTTCAAGAAATGTACCGTGGGAAACTAGCATCATCAGAACTGTTCACCATACTCGGAGGATTCATCAGCTCCCTCCTATTTCTTGTGCTCCTAACT TTCATTGGAAATTTGCAGGAAACAATTGGTGCAAGAACTGGTTGGGGTGCTG tcaTAGTAGCAGAAGCAGTTGCTCTGATTGCTGCAAGCACTGTTCACCGAGTTTGCATCACTACATG TTTCCTGTTCTCGGCTGGATTGCTGTACGAGGTTAACAAGGTTTCTGGGTCTGCTGTCTCAACAAGCGACATCAGGACTAAAAAGCAAAGTGGAAGAGCTTAA